CCATTCCGCCCACGCCAGCGGATTCGACGCCGAGCGTGCCCTCCGCGGCGCCGTCCGGGGCTACCAGCAGCACGTCCCGCAGCACCGTCAACAGGGCTGACCGCACCATCATGACGCCCGGGACTGGATAGGTTTCCGTAACCCGGGCCACTCTCGACTACGCTGGTCCCTGACGAGTACGTCGAGTTTTCAGCTGTATTTCCCCCGTTAATCGCCCATAAGGAGCAAATTCATGGCGCTTATCGATGCCATCCACGCCCGCGAGATCCTCGATTCCCGCGGCAACCCGACCGTAGAAGTTGAAGTCCTCCTTTCCGACGGCCAGATCGGCCGCGCTGCAGTTCCCTCCGGTGCTTCCACCGGTGAGCACGAGGCCGTAGAGCTGCGTGACGGCGACAAGGGCCGTTACCTCGGCAAGGGCGTCCAGAAGGCCGTTGACGCGATCATCGACCAGATCGCTCCGGCCCTGACCGGCTTCGACGCCACGGACCAGCGCAGCATCGACCAGGCCATGCTGGACCTGGACGGCACGCCGAACAAGGGCAAGCTGGGCGCCAACGCCATCCTGGGCGTCTCCCTGGCCGTCGCCAACGCAGCCGCCGCCTCCGCGGACCTGCCCCTGTACAAGTACCTGGGCGGCCCGAACGCCCACGTCCTGCCCGTCCCGCTGATGAACATCCTCAACGGCGGCTCGCACGCGGATTCCGACGTCGACATCCAGGAATTCATGGTTGTCCCGCTGGGTGCCGAGACCTTCTCCGAGGGCCTGCGCTGGGGCGTTGAGGTCTACCACGCCCTCAAGTCCGTGCTCAAGGAAAAGGGCCTCGCCACCGGCCTGGGCGACGAAGGCGGGTTCGCACCCAACCTGCCGTCCAACCGCGCAGCACTGGACCTGATCCAGGAAGCCATCAAGAACGCCGGCTACACCCCCGGCAAGGACATCGCCCTGGCCCTGGACGTGGCCTCCTCCGAGTTCTTCACGGACGGCGCCTACCAGTTTGAAGGCAAGTCCCTGACCTCCGCCGAAATGAGCGCCTACTACACGGAACTCGTGGCCGACTACCCTCTGGTGTCCATCGAGGACCCGCTGGACGAAAACGACTGGGACGGCTGGAAGACCCTCACCGACTCCATCGGCGACAAAGTCCAGCTGGTGGGTGACGACCTGTTCGTGACCAACCCCTCCATCCTGCAGCGCGGCATCGACACCAAGACCGCCAACTCCCTGCTGGTCAAGGTCAACCAGATCGGCTCCCTCACCGAGACGCTCGACGCCGTCAGCCTGGCCCAGCGGGCCGGTTACACCACCATCACCTCGCACCGCTCCGGCGAAACCGAGGACACCACCATCGCCGACATCTCGGTGGCCACCAACGCCGGCCAGATCAAGACCGGTGCCCCGGCCCGCTCGGAGCGTGTTGCCAAGTACAACCAGCTGCTGCGCATCGAAGAGGAACTCGACGATGCGGCACGCTACGCAGGCCGCAGCGCGTTCCCGCGTTTCAAGGGCTAGTAGCCGCGTAAACCAATCAACGGTGGCTATGGTTGAAAGACCATAGCCACCGTTGTTGTTTCGGCATCGTTCCAGCCCAGCTAGTGGCGGCCCCAGGCAGGCTGCGCGTTTCAGGAGTGTCATGGCTACCCGCCGTCCCAAAGTTCCCAAGGTTGCCTCACCCCGTTCGGGCCCACCGCAGGCAACCCATGAGACCACCGACGGCGCGGACGTTATCCGCGCTGATTTTGGTTCGGGAAAGGGGAAGCCGGGCGCCGGCCCAGCTGGCCACGAAGCCTCTGCGCCGATAGCGGGCGCCGCGCGGGACAACCGCCGGACAGCGTTAGCGGACAAGGCCCCGGGGCCACACCCGGCCAAGGGGTCACACCAGGTGAAGGGGTTCGACGCCGGCAGGAAGGGGAGCGGCGCCGAAGGCACCTCCCCGGCGGCCGGCACAGGCGCGGCCGAGGAGCAGCAGCAGCCCGTACCCGCCAAGGCGTTCTCCGGGCGCATGCTCGCACTTGCCGTGGTGATGATTGCCATCACCATCATGCTGGCACCCACGGTCAAGATCTTCTTCGACAAGCGGGCCGAAATAGCAGCCCTGAACGCGGACATCGCTGCCCGTGAGGCCGAAGGCAACAGCCTGCGGCAGCAGGTCTCCCGCTGGCAGGACCCCAATTACGTGAAACAGCAGGCCCGCGACCGCATTAACATGGTTATGCCGGGCGAAACCGGCTACTGGGTCTTCGGCAGCGATTTGCCCGCCGGGGAAAGCAGTAGCCCGACCGGCGCAGCAGCACAAGACCCCGCCGATCTGCCGTGGGTGGATTCCCTGTGGGAGTCCATTACGCGCGCGGCCACAGACTGAACCGCAACAGGAAGGACGGCCAGCGACAGTGGAACCCCACACGGCAGCCGCCCGGGACGAATCCCGCCAACCATCAGCACACGACCTTGAAGTACTAAGCCGCCAACTCGGACGGCCGGTGCGTGACGTGGTGGAAATTCCTGCACGCTGCGTCTGCGGCAATCCCCTGGTCGCCGCCACCGCTCCGCGGCTCGGCAACGGAACGCCATTCCCCACCACCTTCTACCTGACACACCCCGTCATCACCTCGGCAGTCTCCAGGCTGGAAGCGGCAGGGGTTATGAACGAGATGAATGAGCAGCTTTCCGGCGATGAGGAACTGGCCGCCGCCTACCTCTCCGCGCATGAGGCGTACCTTGCAGCCCGCGCCGCCATCGGCGAGCGTTCGGGCATCGGAGCCGTTCCCGAAATCGACGGGATCTCCGCCGGCGGCATGCCCACCCGCGTCAAATGCCTCCACGTCCTGGTGGGCCACTCGCTGGCAGCCGGTCCAGGTGTCAATCCCCTCGGGGACCAGGCCATCGCCGCCATCAGCGACTGGTGGACTGCGGACAGGTGCTACTGCGACGGCGCCTGGGACACCTCCGGGGAAGCGCCCTCCAGGGACCTGAGCCGCCACGGTCCGCAGGGGCTGCCGGACATCGTAGGCCGGCCCGCACCCGTCCGGAAGACCTCCGGGACAACAGGGGCTGCGACATGACGCGCGTCGCCGCCATCGACTGCGGTACCAACTCCATCCGCCTCCTGATCGCGGACATCGGCCACAGCAACGGAACCACCACCCTCACGGATGTTGTGCGCGAAATGCGGGTGGTCCGGCTGGGCCAGGGCGTGGATGCTACGGGTGAACTCGCTCCGGAAGCGCTGGAGCGCACCTTCGCGGCCACCGCCGATTATGCCCGGCTGATCAGGGAGCACGAAGCGGTCGAGGTGCGCTTCGTGGCCACATCGGCCAGCCGTGATGCCCGGAACCGGGACGTCTTCGTGGACGGAATCCGGGCCCTGCTGGGCGTGGAACCGGAGGTCATCTCCGGCGATGAGGAAGCCGCCCTGTCCTTTTCCGGCGCCAGCAGTGTCCTGCCCATCCTGGACGGCCAGGAGGTACTGGTGGTGGATCTCGGCGGCGGAAGCACCGAGTTCGTCCTCGGCACCGCAGCCGGGGTGACAGCGGCCAAATCGGTAGACATCGGATGCGTCCGCCTCACCGAACGCCACTTGCGCCAGGACCCGCCCACCGCGGAACAGATCGCGGCCGCCCAAGCTGACGTGGACGACGCCATCGCCCGCGCACGGCAGGACGTTCCGCTGGAACGCGCCACCGCCGTCGTCGGCGTTGCGGGGTCCATCACCACCATCACCGCGCACGCCCTCCGGCTGCCCAAGTATTCGCCGGACGAAATCCACGGCACCGGATTGCCCCTGGACACGATCCGTGCCGCCGCCAACGATCTCCTGGCCATGGACCGCGCCCACCGCGCCGCGCTGCCCTACATGCACCCGGGGCGGGTGGATGTCATCGGCGCGGGCGGATTGGTGTGGGGCCGGATCCTCGAACGGCTGGCGGAGCTCACCGGCGGGCGCATCTCTACGGCCACGGCCAGCGAACACGACATTCTCGACGGCATCGCCCTGAGCATCGGCTGAGGGCCCATGCAGAAACATGAACCCGGCAAAACACCATCGCCCGGGCGGGCCGGCGCAGCCCTGCTGGCCCTGCTCCTCGCCGCCTGCTGCCTCGGAACAGGCTTGTTCGCCGCACCCGCCGCGCACGCGGACGAGTGGCGCGACAAACAGTACTGGCTGGCTGAATCCGGAATCACCAAGGCCTGGGAGGTCTCCAAAGGTGCCGGCGTGAAGGTGGCCGTGATCGACAGCGGTGTGGACGCCAAGCATCCAGACCTCAAGGGCGCCGTAGTGGGAGGCTACGACGCCTCCGGCTCCGGGCAGCCTGACGGCCAGAAAGTGGTGGGCTCCAAGACCGAACACGGCACACTGGTGGCCACCATGCTCGCCGGACGCGGCCACCAGCCTGCCGACGCCACAGCCAGTCCGTCGCCCGGACCGGCAGCCCTTCCGCCTGACGGAATCGTGGGCGTGGCTCCGGAAGCGCAGATCCTCTCCGTCTCCACCTGGCTGGGCTCGACCAACCCCTCGGGCAAGAGCGACCAGGACCAGATCCCCGAAGCCGTCCGCTGGGCGGTGGACAACGGCGCCAAGGTCATCAACATCTCCCTCGGCAGCACCACCCCGCAGTGGCCGCAAAGCTGGGACGCGGCCTTCCTGTATGCCGAGCAAAAAGACGTGGTGATTGTGGCCGCCGCCGGCAACCGGGTGGGTGGCAACATCCAGGTGGGCGCCCCGGCCACCATTCCGGGCGTCCTTACCGTCGCCGGCCTGGACCGCAAGGGAACCGCGAGTGTTGATGCGTCGTCGCAGGGAATCAGCATCGGTGTCGCGGCGCCCGCCGAGAACCTGCTGGGCGGCGTTCCCGGCGGCAGCTATGCGGAATGGGCAGGAACCTCCGGCTCCACGCCCATTGTTGCCGGGGTCGCCGCACTGATCCGCTCCAAGTGGCCGGACATGACCGCAAAGCAGGTTATCAACAGGATCGTTGCCACGGCCAAGGACGCGGGCGCGCCCGGCAAGGACCCCCTGTACGGCTTTGGTGTGCTCAATGCGGAGGCTGCGCTCAAGGACAGCGTTCCTGAAGTTTCGGCCAATCCGCTTGGCTCCATTGCGGAATGGATCCGCGTCCACCGCCGCGGCAACCTGGCCACGCCCGCTCCACTTCCCACCGCCGAGGTTCCCAGCGAACTGCCCGCGTTGCCCGAGGCGACCGTGCCTGCAGCGAAGCCGCCGTCCCGGCGGGACAGTGCGCTCGCTGCCGCCGTCGTGGTCGGTTTCGGCCTGCTGTTTGCAGCCATTATTGCGGCAGCGGCCATCCAACTGAGGCGCGCTGCCAGGAACCCCGCCGAGCTGCCGGAACAGCCGGATACCGGGGTGGTGAACCGGATTGATTCCGGGCGGAAAACCTAGTTCCCTAGCCTTCCGGACAGTTAGTGAAGATTTTCACAAACTGCGGTATCCTTGAACCTATGGCAACCACCCCAGAGCTCCAGGACCGTCCCAGGGTACTCGTCGTCGGCGGCGGGTACGTCGGCCTGTACGTAGCACTCAAACTGCAGAAGAAGATCGCGAATGCCGGTGGCATCGTCACCCTCGTGGATCCACTGCCCTACATGACCTACCAGCCCTTCCTGCCCGAGGTGGCCGGCGGCAACATCGAGGCCCGCCATGCCGTGGTCTCCCACCGCAAGCACCTCCAGCAGACTGAGCTGATCCAGGGCCGCGTCACTGCGATCGACCACGCCAACCGCACCGCGGTGGTGGCACCGGCCGACGGCGGAACGCCTTTCGAGGTTCCCTACTTCGACGTCGTCCTGGCCGCCGGCGCCATTACCCGCACCTTCCCCATCAAGGGCCTCGCGGACAAGGGCATCGGCCTGAAGACCATCGAGGAAGCTGTTGCCCTCCGCAACAAGCTCCTGGAGCGCATTGAACTGGCCTCCACCATGACCGATCCCGCTGCCCGCGCCAAAGCCCTCACCTTCGTGGTGGTGGGTGGCGGTTTTGCCGGTATCGAGTGCATCACCGAGATGGAGGACCTCGCCCGCGCCGCCGTCCGCAACAACCCCCGCATCAAGCAGGAGGAAGTCCGCTTCGTCCTGGTGGAAGCGATGGGCCGGATCATGCCGGAAGTAACCGCGAAGCAGGCCGAATGGGTTGTGGAGCACCTCCGCAGCCGCGGCATCGAGGTACTCCTGAACACCTCGCTGGACAGCGCTGAAGGCGCCCTCAAGCTCATCAACCTTCCGGACAAGACCCCGGCGCAGGAATTCGAAGCTGACACCCTCGTGTGGACCGCCGGCGTACAGGCCAACCCCATGGTCCGTTCCACCGACTTCCCGCTCGAGCCGCGCGGCCGCGTCCGCGTCCTGCCGGACCTGCGCATCGCCGGGGATGAAGGCATCGTCGACAACGCCTGGGCTGCGGGCGACGTCGCCGCTGTTCCGGACCTCACCGGCAAGGGCCTCCCGGACGGCACGTGCGTACCCAACGCCCAGCACGCGCTCCGCCAGGCCAAGCGCCTCGCCAAGAACCTGTGGGCCTCCCGCTGGGAGAAGCCGCTCAAGGACTACAAGCACAAGAACCTTGGCGCTGTTGCAGGCTTCGGCGAGTGGAAGGGTGTTGCCAACATCAACCTCCTGGGCAGCATCGGCCTCAAGGGCGGACTCGCCTGGCTGGCCCACCGCGGCTACCACGGCCTGGCCATGCCCACGTTTGAGCGCAAGTTCCGGGTGATCTTCAACTGGATCCTCAGCTTCTTCGCCGGCCGCGACACCACGCACCTGCTGGATCTGGACAACCCGCGCGGTGCCTTCGTGGCAGCAGCTACCCCGGCTCCCAAGCCGGCCGCCGCGCCAGCTGCGGACGCCGCACCGCCGGCAGGCGGCCCAGGCTCGGCGGAAAAGACGAAGGTCGATCCCAAGGAATCGGTTACGGCCAACGCCAAGTAGAACCGGTTCTGCCTTAGCGCACGACGGCGGCTGTCCCCTTCCGGGGACGGCCGCCGTTTGCGTCTGCGCGGCTGAGCCAGTGCCTCACCCGGTGCCCCATGCCGCCGCCCGCCGCCCGGCCGCCGCCCTGCCGCCGTCGTGCCCTGCGGCCTCCTAGACTGGCAGCATGACTGGCGAGACAAACCTCCAGGCCCTGCTCGCAGGAATGCACCCGGTGCAGCGCACGGGTGAATACGTCTACGTCCTATGGCCGCACGGGCGGCCCCTGGCACCCGGCATCGAAGCGGCGGTCCGCGAAGCCGAAGGCCTTACGGTGGTGATGACCCGAGCCGAGGCGGACCAGGAAGGGCTGTCCTACGACTTTGTGGGCGCCTGGATCACCTTGCAGATCCATTCCGCACTGGAAGCCGTGGGGCTGACTGCCGCAGTCAGCAAAGCCCTCACCGACGCCAGGATCAGCTGTAACGTATTCGCAGGCTTCCACCACGACCACCTGCTGGTACCGGTCGCCGACGCGCCTCGAGCCCTTGAGGTGCTGGCTGAACTCTCCACCGGCAGCCGGCAGCAGCGGGGGCCGGGACAGCCGCAGGAAGACGGACGGCCGCAGGATAATGCCCGGCCACTAGTGCCCGGGCTGCAACTGCGGGACGAAACCCCAGCCGACCGTGACGCGATCCTCGCCCTGGCGGCTGATGCGTTTGCCATTTCCCCCGCTACCGGCCTTCCCGCCGAGGGGGAGCCTGTGGAAGTTAAGGTGCTCCGCGAGCTGTTCGAGGCTAAGGAGTATCTTCCCGGCTTCAGCGTGGTGGCCGTGATCGACGGTGAGGTGGTCGGCCATGTCATCAGCACGCGCGGCTGGGTGGGCGATCGGGAACTCCTTGGCCTCGGTCCTATCGGCGTCACACCGCGGCTCCAGAGAAAGGGCATCGGCTCTGTGTTAATGAAGGAGACCATCGCCCGGGCCAACGCGGCAGGGGAGAGCGGCATAGTACTCCTTGGCAGCCCCGACTATTATCCGCGGTTTGGCTTCGTTCCTGCCGCCTCGCTGGGCGTCCTCCCGCCCGAGGATGCCTGGGGCGATCATTTCCAGCTCCTGCCGCTCGCGCTGTGGCCCGGCGGCGTTCACGGTGTCTTCCGGTATGCCGAACCGTTCACCCGTCTCTGACGGGATACCATGGACCCGTTGCCCCAGTAGCCCAATTGGCAGAGGCAGCGGACTTAAAATCCGCGTGTTGTGGGTTCGAGTCCCACCTGGGGTACAAACGGAGCCGGCCCTGGAGGCCGCGAAGAAGGAAGCCGTCTGCCTGTGCGGGCGGCTTCCTTCGTTTAATTTCGCATATGCAACGACTGTTATAAGGCTGTGACCTCAGTCACTTATCTTCGACTGGGATATGCATTAGCTTGAAGCTAACTCAGGAACACCTGATCCTCGGCGCAGCGGCGCCGGCACGTTCGTATCCCGTCATCCATGGGCCTGTTTCGGAAGGCAATTTTATGTACCGAAAGAAAGTCGTCACCTCGTTTGCCACAGCGGCTGCACTCAGCCTGCTGCTGACCTCCTGCGCCAATCAAGCAGGCCCCAGCACAGACGAGACTTCGTCAGCCGGAGGCAAGGTTGACGTTCCTGCCATTTCCAAGGTTGACGTTCCATCCGCAGCCGTCCTTCCTGCCGGAGATGGAAAGGCAACCTGCCCGGCGACCACCACGCTGGCTTATGCGGGTGCGCAAACAGGCCCCAACGCCCAATTGGGGGTGAACATCTTCAACGGCATCCAGTTGGCCATTAACCAGCACAACCAGGCGAATCCGGGCTGCCAGGTGCAGTTCAAGAAGTTCGACACGGAAGGTGACCCGAACAAGGCCACGGGACCTGTAACCCAGCTGGTCAGCGAAGACGCCATCGTCGGAGTCATCGGTCTCCCGTTCTCCGGCGAATCCAAGGCGACCGGCAATATTTTTGAACAGCGCGGACTGGTCCACATCACCCCGTCCGCGACGAATCCGTCCCTGACCGAGAACGGTTGGAGCACTTTCTTCCGCGGCCTGGGTAATGACGCCGTGCAGGGGCCGGCGGCAGCCAAGTTCCTAACCGGGAAACTGGGGGCCAAGAAGGTCTACCTGGTCCAGGATGACTCGGACTACGGCATCGGGCTGGCCACGTCCACCACCAAGGGACTCGGCGACGCCTTGGCTGGCTCGGACAAGGTGACCACCGGGCAGAAGGACTTCTCGGCGGTTATCTCAAAGATCATGAACGCCAAGGCCGACGCCGTCTTTTACTCCGGCTACTACGCCGAGGGCGCTCCGTTCATCCAGCAGCTCTCCGGCAAGGGCTTCACCGGTACCTTCGTTGCCCCCGACGGTGTCAAGGACGATCAGTTCATCAAGCAGGCGGGCGACGCTTCCAACGGCGCCTTCTTCACCTGCCCCTGCATCCCGGGCGAGCTGATCCCTGACTTCGCCTCAGCGTATAAAGAAGTTTCCAAGGGCGTTGACCCCGGAACGTACTCCATTGAGGGCTACGATGCAGCCACGGTACTCCTGTCCGGAATCGATGCCGGTAAGCAGTCACGGCAGGATCTGCTGGCCTGGGTCAAGTCCTACGACAAAGACGGGCTGAGCAAGCACTACAAGTGGGATGCCAAGGGAGAACTGCAGGCGCCTACGGTTTACGGCTACAAGGTCGAGAACGCCAAGATTGTTCCTGTTGGCCCCATCGGCGAGTAGCAACTCATGAATTCGGCTGTGGGGCCAGCAGACGCGGCCCCACAGCCTTTTCTTGATTCGGCGACAAAGAGACCACACCCATCATTGCCGGGCCGACGGCCGCGGGCTACTGGATCAGGACGTTCCCATGCTTCCCCTGCTTGTCCATTTACCCCCCATCGAAAATGACTGGATAACTTTTGATATTCCGTCTCTTCAGCAAAATTTCTGGAGTGCGACGTTCGACGGTTTGACGTTCGGAGCTATCTACGCGCTCGTGGCGCTGGGCTACACGCTGGTGTACGGCGTCTTGAACCTGATCAATTTCGCCCACTCGGAAGTATTCATCGTCGGCTGTTACGCCGTTTTCTTCACCCTCAGCAACCTGGGCTTCGGGCCTTCGGTTCCACGCCTGGGCTTCCTGGCGATCGTTCTTAACCTGCTGCTGGCGCTGGTGGTCGCAATGGCCGCCTCAGCGGTGACGGCCTTCCTGCTGGAAAGGATTGCCTATAAACCGCTGCGGAAGCGCAACGCCCCACGACTGGTGTTCCTGATCACCGCAATCGGCGCTTCATTCACCATCCAGTACCTGATCTACTTGTGGCGTGGACCGAGCCCCGAGCTTGCGCTGACCATGTTCCGGCCTACTCCCATCTTCGACGTCTTCGGAACGATCGTGGACTCGCAGCAGGTGCTCATCATCATTGCCGCCATCATCATGATGGTGGGCATTGAGCGGTTTATCAGCAAGTCCCGCACAGGCCGCGGGATCCGGGCCGTGGCCCAGGACCCGGATACGGCCACGTTGATGGGTGTGAACAAAGAGCGGATCATTATTACCACCTTCATTATCGGGGGTCTGTTGGCGGGAGCCGCCGCGTTGTTTTACGTCATGAAAATTCCATCCGGTGTCCAGTACAGCGGCGGTTTCATCCTCGGCATTAAGGCCTTTGCGGCTGCAGTCCTGGGCGGTATCGGCAACGTCCGGGGCGCACTCCTCGGCGGTCTTCTGCTGGGACTCATCGGCAACTACGGGCAGATCCTGCTGGGTAATTCCCAATGGACTGACGTGGTGGCATTCGTGGTCCTGGTCCTGGTGCTGCTACTGCGACCGCAGGGCATCCTGGGGACTTCCCTTGGAAGGAGCAAAGCATGAGCATGACTGACGGGCCCACGCCTCTTGAAACGGCGGCGGCCAAGCAGGCTGCCGTGGACCGTGAGGCCTCGGTATCGAGCCCGGGGAGAAGTGTCACACCGCGGGGCCGCCGCGGAGGCAAGGCTGGAGCGCTGTCTGAGCGCTGGAATGCGCTCTCGCGCCAGCAACAGTGGGCTTTCCTCATCGTGGTTGTGGTGCTGGCTTACCTTTTGCCATTGTTGAATCCGCCTATCATCACCACCGAACCAGGCAACAACTTTGCCCTGGCCTGCTTCGACATGGCGCGGTTCGCGCTGGTCGCTGTTGGACTGAACGTGGTGGTTGGATACGCAGGCCTGCTGGACCTGGGGTATGTGGCCTTCTTTGCAGTGGGCTCGTACTGTGCGGCGATGCTCACCAGCCCGGACTCGCCGTTCCTGCACATTCCGTACCTCTGGACCATCCCTGTGGCCATGGCGGTGACGATGTTTTTCGGCGTGGTGCTCGGCGTGCCGACACTCCGGCTGCGCGGTGATTACCTTGCCATCGTGACCCTCGGTTTCGGCGAAATCGTGCGGATCCTTGCCACAATTATCCCCGCAATGAAGGGCCAGGTGGGGTTCCAGAACGTGGGGCATCCGCCGGGGACAGCGGCGGACGGGTCTCCAATCTTTTCCAATTCCAATGGTGTGCCCTGGTATTGGCTGACCCTGACCATCATCATCATCATCACGCTCCTGGTGGGCAACCTCGAGCGGAGCCGCGTGGGACGGGCCTGGATTGCCATCCGGGAGGACGAGGACGCGGCTGAAATAATGGGCGTGCCGACCTTCAAATACAAGGTGTGGGCCTTCGCTATCGGCGCCGCCGTGGGCGGCCTTTCCGGCGCTTTGTTTGCGGGCCAGGTCGGATTTGTGAACAACCAAAAATTCGATGTCACCACTTCCATCCTTTTCCTTGCCGCCGTTGTACTGGGCGGGGCAGGCAACAAGGTGGGCGCCATCCTGGGCGGGGCACTGGTGAGCTATATCCCGTTGAGGTTCACGGCCATCGCCGAGTATAAGTACCTGATCTTCGGCATCGCGCTGGTGCTCATCATGATCTTCCGGTCGCAGGGCCTGCTGCCTGCCCGTCAACGGTTGCTCGCGTACGGTAGAACTGCCTTGAACAAGGCTTCGGGGAAAGACGGTAAGGGTCCGACGGCGGGCGGCAGCCGCCCTTCCAGCACCGCCACACCCACGGGCGCACAGAGAGAAGCGGAAGCATGAGTCCGGAAAAAGCGACTACCGGTTCCAGTGGCGCTGTCCCGGAACATCCGGCTGGGGACCAGTCCGTTTCCGTTGTCCACGGAATGGATATAGAAGCGCTGGCAGAGGCTGGCGTGGACCAGGATCTGGCGGAGAAGGTTGCCCCGGACCGTGAGATAGCGGTGGACGTCGGCGACAACATCGTTGAGGTTCAGAACCTCACTATCAAATTCGGCGGCCTGGTTGCGCTGGACAATATCAGTTTCAATATCAAACGCGGAGAGATCCTCGGACTGATCGGTCCGAACGGGGCGGGAAAGACCACCTGCTTCAATGCAATGACGGGCGTCTACCGGCCCTCCAGCGGAAGCGTGATGCTTGAAGGCCAGTCTCTGAATGGCCTCAAGCAACACAAAATCACGCGGCTGGGCCTCTCACGCACGTTCCAGAACATCAGGCTGTTTGGCGAGATGACGGCGCTCGAAAACGTGGTGGTGGGCCTGGACGCCCGCCACCGGACCAGTGTGGGTGGAGCGTTGCTGCGCCTGCCCACCCACATCAGGGAGGAAAAGTCCGCCATCGAACGGGGGATGGCGCTCCTGGACTTCGTCGGCATCGCCGACCACGCCCACTTCCTGTCCCGCCAC
This genomic interval from Arthrobacter sp. SLBN-100 contains the following:
- a CDS encoding branched-chain amino acid ABC transporter permease; translated protein: MLPLLVHLPPIENDWITFDIPSLQQNFWSATFDGLTFGAIYALVALGYTLVYGVLNLINFAHSEVFIVGCYAVFFTLSNLGFGPSVPRLGFLAIVLNLLLALVVAMAASAVTAFLLERIAYKPLRKRNAPRLVFLITAIGASFTIQYLIYLWRGPSPELALTMFRPTPIFDVFGTIVDSQQVLIIIAAIIMMVGIERFISKSRTGRGIRAVAQDPDTATLMGVNKERIIITTFIIGGLLAGAAALFYVMKIPSGVQYSGGFILGIKAFAAAVLGGIGNVRGALLGGLLLGLIGNYGQILLGNSQWTDVVAFVVLVLVLLLRPQGILGTSLGRSKA
- a CDS encoding branched-chain amino acid ABC transporter permease encodes the protein MSMTDGPTPLETAAAKQAAVDREASVSSPGRSVTPRGRRGGKAGALSERWNALSRQQQWAFLIVVVVLAYLLPLLNPPIITTEPGNNFALACFDMARFALVAVGLNVVVGYAGLLDLGYVAFFAVGSYCAAMLTSPDSPFLHIPYLWTIPVAMAVTMFFGVVLGVPTLRLRGDYLAIVTLGFGEIVRILATIIPAMKGQVGFQNVGHPPGTAADGSPIFSNSNGVPWYWLTLTIIIIITLLVGNLERSRVGRAWIAIREDEDAAEIMGVPTFKYKVWAFAIGAAVGGLSGALFAGQVGFVNNQKFDVTTSILFLAAVVLGGAGNKVGAILGGALVSYIPLRFTAIAEYKYLIFGIALVLIMIFRSQGLLPARQRLLAYGRTALNKASGKDGKGPTAGGSRPSSTATPTGAQREAEA
- a CDS encoding ABC transporter ATP-binding protein, giving the protein MSPEKATTGSSGAVPEHPAGDQSVSVVHGMDIEALAEAGVDQDLAEKVAPDREIAVDVGDNIVEVQNLTIKFGGLVALDNISFNIKRGEILGLIGPNGAGKTTCFNAMTGVYRPSSGSVMLEGQSLNGLKQHKITRLGLSRTFQNIRLFGEMTALENVVVGLDARHRTSVGGALLRLPTHIREEKSAIERGMALLDFVGIADHAHFLSRHLPYGYQRRLEIARALATDPKVLCLDEPAAGFNPAEKEDLMALIRTIRDEGYTVLLIEHDMKLVMGVTDRIVVLEFGKKIADGLPHEIREDPRVIAAYLGEPEDDLA